A section of the Nerophis ophidion isolate RoL-2023_Sa linkage group LG16, RoL_Noph_v1.0, whole genome shotgun sequence genome encodes:
- the zmat1 gene encoding zinc finger matrin-type protein 1 isoform X4: MANTESTGQQQNMPTDKDRFCELCNMVFSSPVVAKSHYQGKVHTKNVRKHCLQKSDKNREVSTSSSPQMDSANNIFMSGSGDGTDQTTGNPDPNKYCVLCAATFNNQQMALQHYNGRKHQRKKARHELLEELGDEEANTLTCTMCSVHFNSVEMYQAHMHGDKHHMRMKKVFNLHKSQQKSYSTFADELSHYIEIQKARGLAPKIGQILPRAEPPMEGDQHHNVEYLHKEHMRPQNQPTSSCYSPYPVQPRYPGRLWDCSSPPSFPPSKASLEFAAAPRRRYRKCSGSSYTSSSSYSSSSSSAASDNEQRERRRARRSERDGGRRSREANSNKLRRKQRKRARDDASEEKRREDYGEWDEERRRKRRKRGQGKRPLEEDHVDPVESRNKTEDDVEQLTDRLEEDVKGKSRKEKKKTKDNRTEEEKLWDDSILGC, translated from the exons CAGAACATGCCAACTGATAAAGACCGTTTCTGTGAGCTGTGTAACATGGTGTTTTCTTCTCCTGTGGTGGCAAAGTCGCATTACCAAGGCAAGGTGCACACCAAGAATGTTCGCAAACATTGTCTTCAGAAGTCAG ACAAGAACCGCGAGGTCAGCACGTCGTCTAGCCCTCAAATGGATTCTGCAAACAATATCTTTATGTCAGGATCAGGGGACGGCACGGACCAGACTACTGGCAATCCAGACCCAAACAAGTACTGTGTCTTGTGTGCAGCCACCTTCAACAATCAGCAAATGGCCTTGCAACACTACAATGGACGCAAGCACCAGAGGAAGAAGGCCAGACATGAGCTGCTGGAAGAGCTTGGAGATGAAGAAG CCAACACTCTGACGTGCACCATGTGCAGTGTGCACTTTAACTCCGTGGAAATGTACCAAGCCCACATGCATGGAGACAAGCACCACATGAG GATGAAGAAGGTCTTTAACCTTCACAAATCCCAACAGAAATCCTACAGCACGTTTGCAGATGAACTTTCACATTACATTGAGATCCAGAAAGCTCGTGGACTTGCACCCAAGATTGGCCAAATCCTTCCCAGGGCTGAACCTCCAATGGAAGGCGATCAACATCACAACGTAGAATATTTACACAAGGAGCACATGAGACCACAAAACCAGCCTACATCCAGCTGTTACTCTCCTTACCCAGTCCAGCCTCGCTATCCAGGCCGTCTTTGGGACTGCAGTAGTCCTCCATCTTTCCCGCCCTCAAAGGCTTCACTGGAATTCGCCGCTGCGCCTCGAAGGCGATACAGAAAGTGCTCAGGCTCGTCATATACTAGCTCCTCTTCGTATTCCTCTTCCTCCAGCAGCGCTGCGAGTGACAACGAGCAGAGAGAGAGGAGGAGGGCCAGAAGGTCCGAAAGGGACGGAGGAAGGCGATCGAGAGAAGCAAACTCCAACAAGTTGAGGCGGAAGCAACGAAAGAGAGCGCGTGACGACGCCTCGGAGGAGAAGAGGAGAGAGGATTATGGAGAATGGGACGAAGAGAGGAGACGAAAGCGCAGAAAAAGGGGCCAGGGAAAGAGGCCACTGGAGGAAGATCATGTCGATCCAGTGGAAAGTAGAAATAAGACTGAAGACGACGTGGAACAGTTGACTGACAGACTAGAGGAGGATGTCAAGGGCAAATCCAGAAAagagaagaaaaagacaaaagatAACAGAACAGAGGAGGAGAAGCTGTGGGATGATTCCATTCTTGGCTGTTAA